In Kribbella amoyensis, the genomic stretch CTGGCGCTGGTGGTGATCCTGATCGGCGGGGCGGGCGGCGCGTTGTACTACTACCGGATCCCGCTCGGGCTCTTCGCCGGGTCGCGGCTCGACGTCGACCGCGAGCTCGGTTACGTCGTCCAGGACAAGTTCGCGGCGAACTACCTCCCGAAGGAGGGCGACGGCTTCCCGGCCCGCTGGTGGACCGAGAAGTACCTGGTCCGGGCGATGCCGAACGCGCTCGTCGGGTACGACCTCGCCGCCGGCCGGACCGCGTACACGGTGAAGCTGCCGGACAACCACTTCTGCCAGGCCTCCCGGCAACAGTCCGGTCAGGGGTACGTGGCTGTGCTGCAAGGAACCCGGAAGGAGGGGTGCCGGCGCATCACCGTGGTCGACCTGGCCAACGGCAAGGTGGTGTGGTCGAAGGAGGTCGCCCCGGCCGGTCCGGCCCGTTCGGAGCCGGTGCTCACGGACTTCCCGCAGTACGATCATCGGCCCGCGATCCTCGGCGACCGGCTCTACGTCCCCACCGACAAGGGCGGCCACATCCTCGACCTGGCCACCGGGTCGGTGATCCAGCAGCCGAATCCGAAGGCGGGCTGCGTCAGCACCCAGTACGACGCGCTCGGGGCGACTGGGCTGGCGTACCGGGACTGCTCGCGGTCCGGGCGGAAGGGGCGGCAGCTGCTCGGATTCGATGCCTCGGGCAAGACCTTGTGGGAGTACAACCTGCCGGTGGACGGCAGGCGGCCGACCTCGGTGGTGGGCGTGTTGTCGGTGGACCCGCTGCTCGTCCGGGTCCTGGACGGTACGGGCAAGAAGGAGGTCTGGCGGGTCGACCCCAGGACCGGCAAGCACCAGGTCGTCGTGGACCTGGCGAACCGGTCCGCCTCCGATCCCTGCGAACGGGCCGGCAGCGACGGTCTCTACGACTGTTCCGGTCACGCGTTGTCCGACGGCGTGCTGTTTCTCCAGCAGCGCAACGGCATCGAGGCGTACGACGTCGGGACCGGCGAGGCGCTGTGGCGATCCGAGTGGGACACCAAGCACAAGGTGTCCGGGCCGCTCGGGCTCGACGCCGGCGGTCAACCGCTCGTCTACCTGCTGCCGACCAAGGACGACCCGGCCGCGGTGGTCAAGGTGGATCGCGCGAACGGTGCCATGACCGCGATCGCGACGTTGCCCGAAGCACCGAGAGGCTCGTACCGCCCCGGCGGCAGCTCGCTGCTGCACCAACCCGAGGCCGTCGACTGGCACGACGGCCATCTCGCCCTGTACCGCGTCCGGCCGAGCTCCCGGGACGCCGGCTACGCGGCCACCCTGATTCTCAAGTAGAAGGAGAAACACATGCACCTGAAACGAACAGTCACCTCGGTCGCCGTGACGCTGGGGATCGCGGCGGCCAGCCTGGTCGCGACGACCGGATCGGCCGCCGCCGCGAGCGACACGATCGAGCGGAGCTGTGGCGACTACGGCATCAGCAACTCGAAGTACTTCGCCGAGACGGCCAAGCGCAAGTACAACACCTGCGCCGGACACGCCTGGGTGAAGATCGTCTACAAGAGCCGCAAGGACGGCCAGTGGTACGTCAGTGGCTGGAAACACGACCCGCAGAAGGCGCGTTTCGCCTCCAACGAGGACGGCGCGTTCTTCAGCAGCTTGAAGCAGAGTATCCACCGGGGCTGCGCCGACTGTGTGCAGAAGAGCCTCTATCCGTGATGCGCCTGCTGCGCCTCGGCGCCGTAGCCGGTCTGCTGCTCGGTAGTACCGGCTGCGGCGACGGTGGGAGAGTGAGCGAGGCCGACTATCTGGAGGCTGTCGATGAGTTCACCGACTGCCTGGCCGACCATGACGTCCAGGTGATCAACCACGGCTGGGATCCGGTCAACCGGCTCTCGGTGTCGTTCTCCTACGCCGCCGAGAACGGGGAGCCGAGTCAGCAGGGCCTGGCGTGCGAGGAGAAGCACCTCACTCCGGTGAGCATGGCGTACGCCGACCAGGCCACGGCGGTGATGGCCGAGGACCTCCGGGCCTACGTACGGGTCTGCCTGGCTGGTCGGCAGGTCGCGGTGCCGGCCAAGGTGACTGGCCTGGCCGGCTTCGTCGCCGCTGCTGGGGAAGAAGCCGCCTCCAGCTGTGTCAGCGCCGGACTCGCAACCCTCTACCCGGACAGTCCCGCGGTACTCGGCAGCCGTTGACGGTCTCACCTTTCGGGTGATGCCCCGGTCGTGCCCCCGTGGATCGTCGATGATGGGGACTCGACCGGGGAGGTGGATGTGCGTTTCCAGGTACTGGGGCCTGTCCAGGTGGTCAAGGGGGAAGAGGTCGCCGGGCCGGTCTCGGACCTGCGCCGGACGTTGCTGGCCTGCTTGCTGGTCAGGGCGAATCGGTCCGTCGGCATCGACAGTCTGGCCGAGGCGCTCTGGGCGACAGGCCGTCCGCAGCGACCGGCCAACAGCCTCCAGGTGCACGTGTCCCGGCTCCGGCAGGTGCTCGACCGCCCGGATCGGCTGCGCGGTGTCCCCGGTGGTTATCAGCTGGCGGTCGGTCCGGCCGAGTTCGACGCGTTCACCTTCGCCGATCGGCAGGCCGCGGCCCGGTCGGCGGTCGAGGCCGGCGACCTACGGGGTGCGGTGACCGGGTTCCGGGACGCGCTCGCGTTGTGGCGGGGGGCGCCGTACGCCGATGTGGACGAGGCGCAGCTGGTCGGGCCGGAGGCGAGAAGGTTGTCCGAGGCAAGGATGGTCGCGTACGAGGAGCTTTACG encodes the following:
- a CDS encoding PQQ-binding-like beta-propeller repeat protein produces the protein MHRKPPRKKGPIVAVVLALVVILIGGAGGALYYYRIPLGLFAGSRLDVDRELGYVVQDKFAANYLPKEGDGFPARWWTEKYLVRAMPNALVGYDLAAGRTAYTVKLPDNHFCQASRQQSGQGYVAVLQGTRKEGCRRITVVDLANGKVVWSKEVAPAGPARSEPVLTDFPQYDHRPAILGDRLYVPTDKGGHILDLATGSVIQQPNPKAGCVSTQYDALGATGLAYRDCSRSGRKGRQLLGFDASGKTLWEYNLPVDGRRPTSVVGVLSVDPLLVRVLDGTGKKEVWRVDPRTGKHQVVVDLANRSASDPCERAGSDGLYDCSGHALSDGVLFLQQRNGIEAYDVGTGEALWRSEWDTKHKVSGPLGLDAGGQPLVYLLPTKDDPAAVVKVDRANGAMTAIATLPEAPRGSYRPGGSSLLHQPEAVDWHDGHLALYRVRPSSRDAGYAATLILK